Proteins encoded by one window of Haliaeetus albicilla chromosome 21, bHalAlb1.1, whole genome shotgun sequence:
- the NRSN1 gene encoding neurensin-1, giving the protein MSSYADICGSKHAQGSTEGGYQRYGVRSYLHQFYEDCTASIWEYEDDFQIQRSPSRWSSAFWKVGLISGMAFMLIGLTVLVVGFLVPPKIEALGKDDFVVVDTRAIQFNGSLDICKLAGAILFCVGGSTVAACLLMSAFAKSYSKEEKYLQQRFKERIADIKAHANPVTKAPAPGESKIPVTLSKVQNVQPLSET; this is encoded by the exons ATGAGCTCCTATGCTGACATCTGCGGGTCCAAGCATGCGCAGGGCAGCACCGAGGGAGGGTACCAACGCTATGGAGTTCGGTCCTACCTGCATCAGTTTTATGAGGACTGCACAGCTTCAATTTGGGAGTATGAGGATGATTTTCAGATCCAGAGATCGCCTAGTAGGTGGAGCTCTGCATTCTGGAAG gtCGGACTCATCTCTGGGATGGCTTTTATGCTGATAGGTTTAACAGTTCTTGTAGTGGGTTTTCTTGTGCCACCGAAAATCGAAGCTCTTGGGAAAGATGATTTTGTTGTGGTGGATACCCGTGCCATTCAGTTTAATGGGTCCCTTGATATATGCAAGCTGGCAGGAGCAATCTTGTTTTGTGTTGGAGGGTCCACTGTGGCAGCATGTCTGCTGATGTCTGCTTTTGCTAAAAGTTActccaaagaagaaaagtacCTCCAGCAAAGATTTAAAGAGAGAATAGCTGATATAAAAGCCCATGCAAACCCAGTCACAAAAGCGCCAGCACCGGGAGAATCAAAGATACCTGTCACTTTGTCCAAAGTTCAAAATGTCCAACCTTTATCTGAAACCTGA